In Marivirga salinae, a single window of DNA contains:
- a CDS encoding ABC transporter permease gives MKLAFQLAYRNLVGAGLRTWLNVGILAFTFIVIIFFNGYLDGWNLQAQRESIKWEYGNGQLRHQDYDPLDPFTLTDAHGKLESGKSGNLSPILIRQASLYPEGRMISILMKGIDANQETLSIPTEAFQGTDAGIPALIGQRMANSNNLKVGDQVLLRWRDKNGTFDASEITITEIFETDVAGVDLGQIWIPIEKLWEMTELNGHATYFVANEKYEAEKLEGWEFSSKEELLNQLKEIIEMKSASSSILYLLLLGIALLAIFDTQVLSIFRRQKEIGTYIALGMTRWQVVKLFTIEGSMYSLMASVVGIIIGTPIFWYFATNGIGMPEYVTPEDMGITIAQRIYPAFSIGLLLGTLALVVISATIVSFLPSRKIAKMDPVDALKGKVQ, from the coding sequence ATGAAACTCGCATTTCAATTGGCATATCGAAATTTAGTAGGTGCAGGATTGCGCACCTGGCTGAATGTTGGGATTTTAGCCTTTACTTTCATTGTCATTATATTTTTTAATGGCTATTTGGATGGCTGGAATCTGCAAGCACAAAGGGAGAGCATCAAATGGGAATATGGAAATGGTCAGCTCCGTCATCAAGATTACGATCCATTAGATCCATTTACTTTAACGGATGCTCATGGAAAATTGGAATCAGGAAAAAGCGGAAATTTATCTCCTATTTTAATCCGGCAGGCATCATTATATCCTGAAGGCAGAATGATTTCCATTCTGATGAAAGGCATAGATGCAAATCAGGAAACATTGAGTATTCCAACTGAAGCATTTCAGGGAACAGATGCTGGAATTCCTGCTTTAATTGGTCAAAGAATGGCTAATTCAAATAATCTTAAAGTAGGAGATCAAGTTTTACTGCGATGGCGAGATAAGAACGGAACTTTTGATGCATCAGAAATCACCATTACTGAGATTTTTGAAACAGATGTGGCAGGTGTTGATTTAGGTCAAATCTGGATTCCGATTGAAAAGCTTTGGGAGATGACAGAATTAAATGGACATGCAACATATTTTGTAGCTAATGAGAAATACGAAGCTGAAAAATTAGAAGGCTGGGAATTCTCTTCCAAAGAAGAGCTTTTAAACCAGTTAAAGGAAATTATTGAAATGAAAAGTGCCAGCAGTTCTATTTTATATCTTCTACTGCTAGGAATTGCTCTTTTGGCAATTTTTGATACTCAAGTGTTGTCCATTTTCAGGAGACAAAAGGAAATTGGGACTTACATAGCTTTAGGCATGACCCGATGGCAAGTGGTTAAATTATTTACTATTGAAGGTAGTATGTACAGCTTAATGGCAAGCGTTGTAGGAATTATAATTGGTACTCCAATTTTCTGGTATTTTGCTACAAATGGAATCGGAATGCCGGAATATGTAACTCCAGAAGATATGGGAATCACCATTGCACAGCGTATTTACCCAGCTTTTAGTATTGGTCTTTTGTTAGGTACCCTGGCTTTGGTTGTAATTTCAGCCACGATCGTGAGCTTTTTACCTTCTAGAAAGATTGCAAAAATGGATCCTGTTGATGCTTTAAAAGGAAAAGTCCAATGA
- the rpiB gene encoding ribose 5-phosphate isomerase B encodes MKVAIGGDHAGFEYKKQLVEFLEKEGYEVKDFGPDSDASVDYPDHVHPLAEAVEKGEQELGILLCGSANGVAITANKHQGIRAGIAWEDELAALTRQHNNANVICIPARFIDYNKAQSIVKTFLTTEFEGGRHGRRVDKISC; translated from the coding sequence ATGAAAGTAGCAATAGGTGGCGATCATGCTGGATTTGAGTACAAAAAGCAATTAGTTGAATTTCTTGAAAAAGAAGGATATGAAGTAAAGGATTTTGGTCCAGATTCAGATGCATCTGTTGATTATCCTGATCATGTACATCCTTTAGCTGAAGCAGTAGAAAAAGGAGAACAAGAATTGGGCATATTACTTTGTGGAAGTGCAAATGGAGTAGCTATTACAGCTAATAAGCATCAGGGAATCAGAGCAGGTATTGCCTGGGAAGATGAATTAGCAGCACTGACACGCCAACACAATAATGCAAATGTCATCTGCATTCCAGCTCGTTTTATTGATTATAACAAGGCGCAATCAATTGTGAAAACTTTCTTAACTACCGAATTTGAAGGTGGAAGACATGGAAGAAGGGTTGATAAGATTAGTTGTTAA
- a CDS encoding GntP family permease, giving the protein MGDFYTIIFWIVLSIILIILGTARFKLHPAIVLFSVALLTAIGLGFPVIQSVEVISFGFGNMLANIGILILLGCVLAVILEELQSIKYLSNLFIRVFGLKKPFLLLSSLGGLIGIPVFCDVAYIILSDFSKTLAGQAKVSRISTSVTIASSLYIAHNLIPPTPGPLAVIGNFGVADQLGLVFLLGIIISLFLVLILSLYAQFISRNTLNEDTEIEKEKDESNTSKLPSKIIIPLILPIILIANGSVLGIINSDNVVLNALETIGNPIIALAIGVLIGLFLLKRKSSELKMDLIKKAILQAGPILVITGLGGSYGQVIKESAFSDLLIDSINIQTQEPFMILIIAYLMAFFIKTAQGSSTSAMIIVSAIIAPLIIGSTLDTVMGTSLLVLAIGSGAMMVSHSNDSYFWVVKEFSGMSVKQALKSYSIGTILLSVSSMVLVMLLFWILG; this is encoded by the coding sequence ATGGGAGACTTTTATACCATTATTTTCTGGATTGTACTGTCCATCATCTTGATTATCCTTGGAACAGCACGTTTTAAACTACACCCTGCCATTGTGCTTTTTTCTGTAGCGCTTTTAACAGCAATTGGCTTAGGATTTCCCGTAATTCAATCAGTGGAAGTAATCAGCTTCGGCTTTGGAAATATGCTTGCCAATATCGGGATACTGATTTTATTGGGTTGTGTATTAGCAGTAATTTTAGAAGAACTACAATCCATAAAATATTTATCCAATTTATTTATTCGTGTTTTTGGATTAAAAAAGCCCTTTTTGCTTTTAAGCTCCTTAGGAGGTTTAATAGGTATTCCTGTTTTTTGTGATGTTGCTTATATAATTCTGTCTGATTTCAGTAAAACTCTGGCAGGACAAGCTAAAGTAAGCCGAATTTCCACATCAGTTACCATTGCTTCCTCATTATATATAGCCCATAATTTAATCCCACCCACACCTGGCCCTTTAGCTGTAATCGGCAACTTTGGGGTAGCAGATCAACTTGGATTAGTATTTTTATTGGGAATTATAATCAGCTTGTTTTTAGTATTGATATTGAGTCTCTATGCTCAATTTATATCTAGAAACACGCTAAATGAAGATACCGAAATAGAAAAGGAGAAAGATGAAAGCAATACTTCTAAGCTGCCATCCAAAATAATTATACCCTTAATTTTACCCATTATACTCATTGCTAATGGTAGTGTTTTGGGAATAATCAATTCAGATAATGTAGTTTTGAATGCATTAGAAACGATAGGGAACCCTATTATTGCTTTAGCCATAGGTGTTCTAATAGGTTTGTTTTTATTGAAAAGGAAATCCAGTGAATTGAAAATGGATTTAATCAAAAAAGCAATTTTGCAAGCAGGTCCTATTTTGGTTATTACGGGCCTAGGAGGTTCTTATGGGCAAGTCATTAAGGAAAGTGCTTTTTCAGACTTACTTATTGACAGCATTAATATCCAAACTCAAGAACCCTTTATGATATTAATCATAGCCTATTTGATGGCATTTTTCATTAAAACAGCACAAGGATCAAGTACTTCTGCTATGATTATAGTCAGTGCTATTATTGCACCACTAATTATTGGTTCCACATTAGATACCGTAATGGGAACCTCTTTATTGGTTTTAGCTATAGGATCAGGAGCTATGATGGTAAGCCACAGTAATGATTCTTACTTTTGGGTAGTAAAAGAATTTAGTGGAATGAGTGTGAAACAAGCACTTAAAAGTTATAGCATTGGTACAATTTTACTGTCTGTAAGTTCAATGGTATTGGTTATGCTACTCTTTTGGATTTTAGGTTGA
- a CDS encoding ABC transporter permease, protein MIQFILKGILRDKNRSLLPIIIVALGVTLTVFLSGYLAGVFQDIINQNARFDTGHVKIMSRSYADNKDQMPIDLALLDVDQLQEGLEKSYPEVEWVKRIRFGGLLDIADDNGNTKGQGPASVMAISLFSQESREAERLNIEQALVSGEIPGKNGEVLIAHDFSEKLNIEIGDEITYVGSTMYGSMAFQNFIVSGTVHFGTAGFDRGAVVMDISDAQTLLDMDNGATEILGYFESGQYNSEKAFEIANEFNQKQASSDDEFAPKMFSLEQQNNLGDMLAYSNYMSQIIVIILIFAMSVVLWNTGLLGGLRRYKEYGIRLALGESKGSIYRKSIIEAILIGGMGSIIGTILGLSATYYMQEVGVDISDLMPQSSMMIPSTLRAKMIPSQFYIGFIPGVCAMVLGNMLSGMGIYKRQTAHLFKELEV, encoded by the coding sequence ATGATACAGTTTATTTTAAAAGGAATATTAAGAGATAAAAACCGCAGCCTTCTGCCTATCATCATTGTGGCATTAGGTGTTACCTTAACGGTCTTCCTGAGTGGTTATTTAGCAGGTGTTTTTCAAGATATTATCAATCAAAATGCACGATTTGATACAGGACATGTGAAAATTATGAGTCGATCTTATGCGGATAATAAGGATCAAATGCCAATTGATTTGGCTTTGTTGGATGTAGATCAGCTTCAAGAAGGTTTAGAAAAATCTTACCCTGAGGTGGAATGGGTAAAACGCATAAGGTTTGGTGGACTTTTAGATATAGCCGATGACAATGGCAATACAAAAGGTCAAGGACCAGCCAGCGTTATGGCTATTTCACTTTTTTCACAGGAAAGTCGAGAAGCCGAAAGATTAAATATTGAACAAGCTTTAGTAAGCGGAGAAATCCCGGGTAAAAATGGAGAAGTCCTTATAGCTCATGATTTTTCTGAAAAGTTGAATATTGAAATTGGTGATGAAATTACCTATGTAGGTTCCACTATGTACGGAAGCATGGCTTTTCAGAATTTCATTGTTTCTGGCACTGTGCATTTTGGAACCGCTGGTTTCGATAGAGGAGCTGTAGTCATGGATATATCCGATGCGCAAACCTTATTGGATATGGATAATGGTGCCACAGAAATTCTTGGTTATTTTGAAAGTGGGCAATATAATAGCGAAAAAGCTTTTGAAATCGCCAATGAATTTAATCAAAAGCAGGCTTCTTCAGATGATGAATTCGCTCCTAAAATGTTCAGCTTAGAACAACAAAACAATCTGGGAGATATGCTGGCTTACAGTAATTATATGTCACAAATTATAGTGATCATATTAATATTTGCCATGTCTGTAGTATTATGGAATACTGGTTTATTAGGCGGACTCAGACGCTATAAAGAATATGGAATTAGATTGGCATTAGGAGAATCTAAAGGAAGTATTTACAGAAAATCAATTATTGAAGCCATTCTCATTGGAGGTATGGGATCAATAATTGGTACAATATTGGGCTTATCAGCAACTTATTATATGCAAGAAGTAGGGGTTGATATCAGTGATTTAATGCCTCAATCAAGCATGATGATTCCTTCCACTTTGAGGGCGAAAATGATCCCATCACAATTTTACATTGGATTTATACCTGGCGTTTGCGCCATGGTTTTAGGGAATATGCTTTCAGGAATGGGTATTTACAAAAGACAAACTGCACATTTATTTAAAGAATTAGAAGTATGA
- a CDS encoding capsule assembly Wzi family protein: protein MRLLLTIAFFFSGLIAYSQAVNAPLNRDYYHLLERLEIQSGKFSESFHASMKPFNRKEIAQFLDSLDTDNFNKRDEFNYNYLKNDSWEWTDSADYKNDKGIFGHIYKTKPDFLNVHNEEFDLHINPVVGLSIGKESITDNRLYTNTRGFEVRGLINNKLGFYTFVGENQIIFLNHVNTYIKDFKAVPNEGFWKPYGDNNEGVDFFTARGYISFQATKNINLQFGHDRFFIGNGERSLILSDFATGYLFLKAETNIWKLNYTNLFGLQTADVVLRGNQLSGTQYQYPRKFMSLHHLSYNITDNINIGIFEAIMSGDSTVAQNPIDPVYFNPIIFYRALEQQDGSSGNALVGMDFRALFLKRFSLYGQLVLDEFLIDNLRQGGWWANKWAVQAGLKYVNAFEIPNLDLQAEYNVSRPFMYAHDTNFTNYSNYKQPLAHPLGANFEEWIATLRYQISPRIHFKAQAVMAEFGTDTSANAHFGGDIFKSNNNRYNHVNPDTGSRWQFGHTIGQGESNSLKFVKLSLSFMPYHNIFIDLNYSIRNQVSEFDNNTAENNFFGASMRANIPKRENLF from the coding sequence ATGAGATTATTACTAACTATTGCGTTCTTTTTCTCTGGTTTAATTGCCTATTCTCAAGCTGTAAATGCACCACTAAATCGTGATTATTATCACCTTTTGGAGCGATTGGAAATACAAAGTGGAAAATTTTCTGAAAGCTTTCACGCCTCCATGAAGCCTTTTAATCGTAAAGAAATTGCTCAGTTTTTGGATAGCCTTGATACAGATAATTTCAATAAGAGAGATGAATTTAACTATAATTACCTGAAAAATGATAGCTGGGAATGGACGGATAGCGCTGATTACAAAAATGATAAAGGCATATTTGGACATATTTATAAAACTAAACCTGATTTTCTAAATGTTCATAATGAGGAATTTGATTTACATATAAATCCTGTTGTGGGTCTTTCTATAGGAAAAGAAAGCATCACTGATAACCGACTATATACCAATACTCGAGGATTTGAAGTAAGAGGATTAATCAATAATAAGCTTGGCTTTTATACTTTTGTTGGTGAGAATCAGATCATATTTCTTAATCATGTCAATACCTATATTAAGGATTTTAAAGCTGTTCCTAATGAAGGCTTTTGGAAACCATATGGTGATAATAATGAAGGAGTGGATTTTTTTACGGCTCGTGGATACATTTCCTTCCAAGCCACAAAAAATATCAATTTACAATTTGGGCATGACCGCTTTTTTATCGGAAATGGAGAGCGTTCGTTAATTTTGAGTGATTTTGCAACAGGCTATTTATTCTTAAAAGCCGAAACCAATATCTGGAAATTGAATTATACCAATCTTTTTGGATTACAAACAGCGGATGTTGTTTTGCGAGGTAATCAACTTTCTGGAACGCAATATCAATATCCAAGAAAATTCATGTCGCTGCATCACCTAAGTTATAATATTACTGATAATATAAATATCGGAATTTTTGAAGCCATAATGTCAGGAGATTCAACTGTGGCGCAAAATCCAATTGATCCTGTTTATTTCAATCCAATTATTTTTTATCGTGCTTTGGAGCAGCAGGATGGCAGCTCAGGCAATGCCTTAGTAGGTATGGATTTCAGAGCACTTTTCTTAAAAAGGTTCAGCCTTTACGGTCAGCTAGTTTTGGATGAATTTTTAATTGATAATTTACGACAAGGGGGTTGGTGGGCTAATAAATGGGCTGTTCAAGCAGGTTTGAAATATGTAAATGCATTTGAAATTCCTAATTTGGATTTACAGGCTGAGTATAATGTGTCAAGGCCTTTTATGTATGCTCATGATACTAATTTTACAAATTACTCAAATTATAAACAACCACTGGCACATCCTTTAGGTGCAAATTTTGAAGAATGGATTGCCACTTTGCGTTATCAGATAAGCCCAAGAATTCATTTTAAGGCTCAAGCAGTAATGGCTGAATTTGGAACAGATACAAGCGCTAATGCTCACTTTGGAGGCGATATATTTAAATCCAACAATAACCGTTACAATCATGTAAATCCTGATACGGGAAGCAGATGGCAGTTTGGTCATACTATTGGACAGGGAGAAAGTAATAGCTTAAAGTTCGTGAAGTTGAGTTTGAGCTTTATGCCTTATCATAATATTTTTATCGATCTGAATTATAGTATCCGAAATCAAGTAAGTGAATTTGATAATAATACTGCAGAAAATAACTTCTTCGGAGCTTCGATGAGGGCAAATATTCCTAAAAGAGAAAATTTGTTTTAA
- a CDS encoding outer membrane lipoprotein-sorting protein: MRNNMKIWLLTLIIPFNLMGQSQLTADEILQKVDENISSNSTITESKMVIHGRRNTREIVSKGYAEGNEKAFTEYLAPEREKGTKMLKLEDKLWIYNPSTDRTIQLSGHMLRQSVMGSDLSYEDLMEDRQLTDIYDAQITGEEVIDNRKCWILELNATVEDASYQKRKTWIDQERFVPLKEELYAKSGQLLKQITMKNVEKIAGRWYPKNVNYKDVLKEGEGTDFIVLDIQFNPEIPDYIFNKASLKR; this comes from the coding sequence ATGAGAAATAATATGAAAATATGGCTATTGACTTTGATAATCCCATTCAATTTAATGGGGCAAAGTCAATTAACCGCAGATGAAATTCTACAAAAAGTGGATGAAAACATAAGTTCCAACTCCACCATAACGGAATCTAAAATGGTGATTCATGGGAGAAGAAATACAAGAGAGATTGTCTCCAAAGGATATGCAGAAGGAAATGAAAAGGCATTTACGGAGTATTTAGCACCAGAGCGAGAAAAAGGCACTAAAATGCTGAAGCTGGAAGATAAGTTGTGGATTTATAATCCATCCACGGATAGAACCATTCAACTTTCAGGTCACATGCTGAGGCAATCGGTTATGGGTTCTGATCTTTCATATGAAGATTTAATGGAAGACCGACAGCTTACTGACATTTATGATGCCCAAATTACTGGTGAGGAAGTTATTGATAATAGAAAATGCTGGATATTAGAGCTAAATGCTACTGTGGAAGATGCTAGTTACCAAAAGCGGAAAACCTGGATTGATCAAGAAAGATTTGTGCCTTTAAAAGAGGAGCTTTATGCAAAAAGCGGACAACTTCTGAAGCAAATCACTATGAAAAATGTTGAGAAGATAGCGGGAAGATGGTATCCAAAAAACGTGAATTATAAGGATGTATTGAAGGAGGGAGAAGGAACCGATTTTATAGTGTTGGACATTCAGTTTAATCCTGAGATTCCAGATTATATTTTCAATAAGGCTTCTTTGAAGAGGTGA
- a CDS encoding GlmU family protein, which yields MNYLLIEQTDFRNQLKPFTFTRPIAEIRVGILTIKEKWEKHLNATLSHISAPTLSEKYPTKTEARNILINSSVCPNPELVKAIQLGASLKKEGVLISATATEEEIGFFDPKQKLEEAAEYDGEITMITQSWHIFQKNAAEIRSDFELITAGRNSQHVNDPHTSVYGEKNIFIEEGASIKAAILNAENGPIYIGKNAQIHEGAIIKGPFAMLDNSHVNMGAKIKGDSTIGPYCKVGGEVSNSVFFGYSSKGHDGFIGNSVVGEWCNLGADTNTSNLKNNYASVKLWDYAKGSFKDTGLQFCGLMMGDHSKCGINTMFNTGTVVGVCSNVFGSGFPRNFIPSFAWGGAAGFSTFNLKKAFEVAEKVMERRDKTLDETEQKILTEHFEESKADRIWEKK from the coding sequence ATGAACTATTTGCTCATAGAACAAACCGATTTTAGAAATCAACTTAAACCATTTACTTTCACTCGCCCTATTGCAGAAATTCGAGTAGGAATTTTAACTATTAAGGAGAAATGGGAAAAACATCTAAATGCAACATTATCTCATATTTCAGCTCCAACTTTAAGCGAGAAATATCCAACAAAAACGGAAGCCCGAAATATTTTAATCAACAGCTCTGTTTGCCCTAATCCTGAATTAGTGAAAGCTATTCAGTTGGGCGCAAGTTTGAAAAAAGAAGGTGTTTTAATTTCTGCTACTGCAACTGAGGAGGAAATAGGTTTTTTTGATCCAAAGCAAAAACTTGAAGAAGCTGCAGAATATGATGGTGAAATTACCATGATCACTCAGAGCTGGCACATATTTCAAAAGAATGCGGCTGAAATCAGAAGTGATTTTGAGTTGATTACTGCAGGAAGAAATTCTCAGCATGTGAATGATCCACACACTTCAGTTTATGGTGAGAAAAATATTTTTATAGAAGAAGGTGCTTCTATTAAGGCAGCTATTTTGAATGCAGAAAATGGCCCAATTTATATTGGTAAAAATGCGCAAATCCATGAAGGCGCCATCATCAAAGGCCCATTTGCTATGCTAGATAATTCCCATGTAAATATGGGTGCAAAGATAAAAGGCGATTCAACTATTGGTCCTTATTGCAAAGTAGGTGGAGAAGTGAGCAATTCTGTTTTCTTCGGCTATTCCAGCAAAGGGCATGATGGCTTTATCGGGAACTCTGTGGTAGGAGAATGGTGTAATCTAGGCGCGGACACCAATACGTCCAACTTGAAAAACAATTATGCCAGCGTAAAACTTTGGGATTATGCCAAGGGCAGTTTTAAGGATACGGGCTTACAATTCTGCGGTTTAATGATGGGAGATCATTCCAAATGTGGAATCAATACCATGTTTAATACAGGAACTGTTGTAGGCGTTTGTTCTAATGTTTTTGGTAGTGGATTTCCAAGAAATTTCATTCCTTCTTTTGCATGGGGAGGTGCCGCAGGCTTTAGCACATTCAATTTGAAAAAAGCTTTTGAAGTGGCTGAAAAAGTGATGGAAAGAAGGGATAAAACATTGGACGAAACGGAACAAAAAATCCTGACTGAGCATTTTGAGGAAAGCAAGGCAGATAGGATTTGGGAGAAAAAATAA
- a CDS encoding type B 50S ribosomal protein L31 has protein sequence MKKDTHPEYKEVVFWDTQADVKFLTRSTMSSGETIKMEDGKEYPVVKIEVSSASHPFYTGKKIFLDTAGRVEKFNQKYKKK, from the coding sequence ATGAAAAAAGATACTCATCCGGAATACAAAGAAGTTGTTTTCTGGGATACTCAAGCAGACGTGAAATTCTTAACGAGGTCTACAATGTCCTCAGGTGAAACCATCAAAATGGAAGATGGCAAAGAATATCCAGTAGTTAAAATAGAAGTTAGTTCAGCTTCTCACCCTTTTTATACAGGAAAGAAAATTTTCTTGGATACTGCAGGTCGTGTGGAGAAGTTCAACCAAAAATACAAGAAGAAATAA
- a CDS encoding ABC transporter ATP-binding protein, whose product MEPIIKIENVTKKFPEGEGEFVALKNISLNFEKGEFSGIVGPSGSGKTTLLNIIGSLDQPSSGNAWVMDKNVAELSHKESAQLRNLHLGFIFQVYNLLPVYTVFENVEFALLLQNKSKEERRKAVMQALEWVGLENIPDKKPSKLSGGEGQRVAIARAMVKEPKIVLADEPTANLDATNAHAIIQTMKKLNEELGTTFLFSTHDEKVMKYLNRIIHLKGGEVEKDEIITVQNQKS is encoded by the coding sequence ATGGAACCTATCATCAAAATTGAAAACGTAACCAAAAAATTTCCCGAAGGAGAAGGGGAATTTGTTGCCTTGAAAAACATCAGTCTCAATTTTGAGAAGGGTGAATTTTCAGGAATAGTTGGACCCAGCGGTTCTGGCAAAACCACTTTGCTGAATATCATTGGTTCTTTGGATCAGCCGAGTAGCGGAAATGCTTGGGTGATGGATAAGAATGTTGCTGAATTGAGCCATAAAGAGTCGGCACAACTGAGGAATCTACATTTGGGCTTTATTTTTCAGGTATATAATTTATTACCTGTCTATACAGTATTTGAGAATGTGGAATTTGCTTTGCTCTTACAAAATAAAAGCAAGGAAGAAAGAAGAAAGGCAGTTATGCAAGCATTGGAATGGGTGGGTTTGGAGAATATACCTGATAAAAAGCCTTCAAAATTGTCAGGTGGTGAAGGACAAAGAGTGGCAATTGCCAGAGCGATGGTGAAGGAACCTAAAATTGTGTTGGCAGATGAACCTACAGCCAATTTGGACGCCACTAATGCCCATGCGATCATTCAGACCATGAAAAAACTCAATGAAGAACTCGGTACTACTTTTCTATTTTCCACTCATGATGAAAAGGTGATGAAATATCTGAACCGCATTATTCACTTAAAAGGTGGGGAAGTGGAAAAAGATGAAATCATAACAGTGCAAAATCAAAAGTCATGA
- a CDS encoding TetR/AcrR family transcriptional regulator, whose amino-acid sequence MTKSQKAILDSAKALFWKYGLKKVTVEEICEHAGVSKMTFYRRFVNKEHAAEEILEAILEDNLRRYSAIMDEKKPFPEKINEILNLKHQEAKKMSKDFINEILTEDGSALSELIQRYSLKSYKVMIADFEKAKKEGWVREDLKPEFIIDMLGVIRSKMQDENFLKMFKSMDEAIMELTNFFFYGIFVKR is encoded by the coding sequence ATGACTAAAAGTCAAAAAGCGATATTAGACAGTGCCAAAGCTTTATTTTGGAAATATGGTTTAAAGAAAGTAACCGTGGAAGAAATTTGCGAGCACGCAGGTGTGAGTAAAATGACTTTCTACAGACGTTTCGTAAATAAGGAGCATGCTGCAGAGGAAATCTTGGAAGCCATCTTAGAAGATAACTTGAGACGGTATTCAGCTATCATGGATGAGAAAAAGCCATTTCCAGAAAAGATTAACGAGATATTAAACCTCAAGCATCAAGAAGCAAAAAAAATGAGTAAGGATTTCATTAATGAAATCCTAACAGAAGATGGCTCAGCTCTGAGTGAACTCATTCAAAGATATTCTTTGAAATCCTATAAAGTAATGATAGCTGATTTCGAGAAGGCGAAAAAAGAAGGTTGGGTGAGGGAAGATTTAAAGCCAGAATTTATCATTGATATGTTGGGGGTGATTAGATCTAAAATGCAGGATGAAAATTTCCTGAAAATGTTCAAGAGCATGGATGAAGCCATAATGGAATTGACAAATTTTTTCTTCTATGGAATTTTTGTCAAACGATGA